The Faecalibacterium prausnitzii genome includes a window with the following:
- the ftsE gene encoding cell division ATP-binding protein FtsE, whose product MIDFEHVSKQYKKGTKPALEDINFHVDDGEFVFLLGHSGAGKSTLLKLILREEKASQGRVLVNGKDVAKVRRHKIPYLRRQMGIIFQDFRLIPTMTVYENIAFAMHVTNIGRRQIKERVPYMLELVHLEDKANVYPEFLSGGEQQRVAVARALAHAPKLVIADEPTGNIDPELSLEMMELLERVSGMGITVLVVTHEHELVHRFHRRVVTLKDGRIVSDIPADREAEPDLALPLDSLEETGEITLETGKEALV is encoded by the coding sequence ATGATTGATTTTGAACATGTTTCCAAGCAATATAAAAAGGGCACGAAGCCCGCGCTGGAGGACATCAACTTCCATGTGGACGACGGCGAGTTCGTCTTCCTGCTGGGCCACTCCGGTGCAGGCAAATCCACCCTGCTCAAGCTCATCCTCCGGGAAGAGAAGGCCAGCCAGGGCCGTGTCCTGGTGAACGGCAAGGATGTTGCGAAGGTCCGCCGCCACAAGATCCCCTATCTGCGCCGTCAGATGGGCATCATCTTCCAGGACTTCCGCCTCATCCCCACCATGACGGTCTATGAGAACATCGCGTTCGCCATGCACGTGACCAACATCGGCCGCAGGCAGATCAAGGAGCGTGTGCCTTACATGCTGGAGCTGGTCCATCTGGAAGACAAGGCCAACGTCTACCCGGAGTTCCTCTCCGGCGGTGAGCAGCAGCGCGTGGCCGTGGCCCGCGCACTGGCGCATGCGCCCAAGCTCGTCATCGCGGACGAGCCTACCGGCAACATCGACCCCGAACTGAGCCTTGAGATGATGGAACTTCTGGAGCGGGTGAGCGGCATGGGCATCACCGTGCTGGTCGTCACCCACGAACACGAGCTGGTCCACCGCTTCCACCGGCGGGTCGTGACCCTGAAGGATGGCCGCATCGTCTCCGACATCCCGGCCGACCGGGAGGCAGAGCCGGATCTGGCGCTGCCGCTGGACAGCCTGGAGGAGACCGGCGAGATTACACTGGAGACCGGAAAGGAGGCACTGGTATGA